In Patescibacteria group bacterium, the sequence GAGTTTATTTTTGTCGCCCTCGATCAAATAGTCAACCTTGCCGTTTCCGCCCTGACTTTGAGGTGAAGTCTCCAGGTCGGGGCTTTTTCCTAAGTCGTCTATCAATTCTTTAAGGTCACTTTTTGATACTGGCAGGATTTGTTTAATATTAGCTGTTTGTGTTATCGCCGATTTGAAGTCTGTATATGCAACGAGAACCTTGTCATAATTTCCAGTTGAAAATTCCTCCATCGCCATTCTTGAAATAGGCATAATGTCGGAAAGGGAAATATTTGCAGGAAGTTCGGTAAATGAGGCGATGATTTTTTTGCCGACACGGCGCATAGCGGTGTCGCCTTTTCTTCCTACGGTAAGCAAATCAACATTCTGCTGTTTTCGCAGCAGGGTTAATGTTTTCTTAATCACTTGTGAATTATATGCGCCGCAAAGTCCGCGGTTTGAGGTGATAAGTATTAAAAGAGTGTTGTTACGTGTTACGTGTTCCATGAATAACGGGTGAGTGACTTCATCCA encodes:
- the atpG gene encoding ATP synthase F1 subunit gamma; amino-acid sequence: MAGAKEIKRRIKSVKSTRKITKAMELVAASKMKRAVASTLASRLYAEYSWEILQSIGKNLDEVTHPLFMEHVTRNNTLLILITSNRGLCGAYNSQVIKKTLTLLRKQQNVDLLTVGRKGDTAMRRVGKKIIASFTELPANISLSDIMPISRMAMEEFSTGNYDKVLVAYTDFKSAITQTANIKQILPVSKSDLKELIDDLGKSPDLETSPQSQGGNGKVDYLIEGDKNKLLGSLAEKLTRMQLYQMLLESNASEQSSRMVAMKNASDAAGEMIDDLTLVFNKARQASITQEISEISAGMASVS